One genomic window of Vibrio rhizosphaerae includes the following:
- the bamA gene encoding outer membrane protein assembly factor BamA, whose amino-acid sequence MAIKKLILTTALVSSMSVYGAERFVVQDIQVDGLQRVTLGAALLKMPIRVGDTIGSQDIADLIKALYSSGNFENIQVFRDKGTLVVKVKERPTISSVSFSGNKAIKDEQLTENLKASGVRVGEALDRTALSNIEKGLEDFYYSVGKYNATVKAVVTPLPRNRADLKFVFTEGVSAKIQQINFIGNHVFSDKELLARFDLNADVSWWNFLSSDKYQKQILAGDLEKLKSFYLDRGYLKFQVDSTQVSISPDKKGVYITLNLNEGRPYTVKKVSFRGDLIGKEKEFETLVPFAKGDIYKGSSVTAMESSIKKILGESGYAYPTVRTIPEFDDDTQEVSLVVQVSPGKRIYVRDIRFVGNTVTKDEVLRREMRQMEGSWLNSKSIDAGKTRLNRLGFFETVDVQTVRVPGSDDQVDLVYNVKEANSGSVNFGIGYGTESGMSFQVGLQQENFLGTGNSVGITTTINDYQKNVTLSYNDPYWNLDGVSLGGKIFYNEFEASEAGIVDYTNKSYGTNLTWGFPYDELNRFAFGIGYTHNMIGNLSPYLQIEKFLMSQGIDANSGSTANFTTDDFDLDFTWTRNNLNKGYFPTEGNYQRASYKITVPGSDTQYFKAQYNVRQYVPLTKQHEFTLLLRGRLGYGNGYGKNGDNDNLYPFYENFYAGGFSTLRGFSSNSVGPRAVFKSFADSNNGTLTATNKSAGGNAMMQASVELIVPTPFISEEAQHQVRTSVFYDMASVWDTEFNYHDRGSDYGNAYYYDYSDPTKYRSSYGAALQWMSPMGPLVFAIAKPIKKYEGDDEEFFSFTIGKTF is encoded by the coding sequence ATGGCGATAAAAAAGCTTATCCTGACAACAGCGCTTGTCAGCAGTATGTCTGTTTATGGTGCCGAGCGGTTTGTTGTTCAGGACATTCAAGTTGATGGATTGCAACGTGTCACGCTTGGGGCTGCATTATTGAAAATGCCGATTCGTGTTGGAGACACGATTGGATCTCAGGACATTGCCGATTTAATCAAGGCACTCTATTCATCCGGTAATTTTGAAAATATTCAGGTATTTCGGGATAAGGGAACGCTGGTCGTTAAAGTAAAAGAGCGACCAACGATTTCCAGTGTCTCTTTTTCCGGTAATAAAGCGATTAAAGATGAGCAGCTAACTGAAAATCTGAAAGCTTCAGGTGTTCGGGTTGGCGAAGCACTTGATCGTACCGCGCTGAGTAACATTGAAAAAGGTCTGGAAGATTTCTACTACAGTGTCGGGAAATACAACGCAACAGTGAAAGCGGTTGTTACGCCGTTACCGCGTAATCGGGCTGATCTCAAATTTGTGTTTACCGAAGGTGTTTCTGCCAAGATTCAACAGATCAATTTCATTGGCAACCATGTATTCAGTGATAAAGAGTTACTGGCTCGCTTTGATCTGAATGCCGATGTTTCATGGTGGAACTTCTTATCTTCAGATAAGTACCAAAAGCAGATTCTTGCGGGTGATTTGGAGAAACTCAAGTCATTCTATCTTGATCGTGGGTACCTGAAGTTTCAGGTTGATTCGACGCAAGTTTCAATCTCTCCTGATAAGAAGGGGGTTTATATTACCCTCAACTTAAATGAGGGGCGGCCATATACGGTTAAAAAAGTGTCTTTCAGAGGCGATTTAATCGGCAAAGAAAAAGAGTTCGAGACGCTGGTTCCTTTTGCCAAAGGGGATATCTATAAAGGGTCTTCTGTGACGGCAATGGAAAGTAGCATCAAGAAGATTCTTGGTGAGTCTGGCTATGCTTATCCGACCGTTCGAACCATCCCTGAGTTTGATGACGACACGCAAGAAGTTTCTCTTGTCGTTCAGGTTTCTCCCGGGAAGCGAATTTACGTCCGAGATATTCGTTTTGTCGGTAATACGGTGACTAAAGACGAAGTGCTGCGTCGTGAAATGCGCCAGATGGAAGGTAGCTGGCTGAATTCTAAATCGATTGATGCCGGAAAAACACGTTTGAATCGTCTGGGATTTTTTGAAACGGTTGATGTACAGACTGTTCGGGTGCCGGGCAGTGATGATCAGGTCGATCTCGTCTATAACGTCAAAGAAGCCAATTCAGGTAGTGTCAATTTCGGTATTGGTTATGGTACCGAATCAGGCATGAGTTTTCAGGTCGGATTACAACAAGAAAACTTCTTGGGAACCGGAAACAGTGTTGGTATTACGACGACCATTAATGATTATCAGAAAAATGTCACTTTGAGCTATAACGATCCGTATTGGAATTTAGATGGTGTAAGCTTAGGCGGAAAGATCTTCTATAATGAATTTGAGGCGTCCGAAGCCGGGATTGTTGACTATACCAACAAAAGTTACGGAACCAATCTGACGTGGGGATTCCCTTACGATGAGCTCAACCGCTTTGCGTTTGGCATCGGGTATACACATAACATGATTGGCAATCTGTCCCCTTATTTGCAAATTGAAAAGTTCTTGATGTCTCAGGGCATCGATGCCAATTCAGGTTCAACTGCTAATTTTACAACTGACGATTTTGATCTGGATTTTACTTGGACACGTAATAATCTCAATAAAGGGTATTTCCCGACGGAAGGTAATTATCAACGTGCTTCTTATAAAATCACGGTTCCGGGTTCTGATACTCAGTATTTCAAGGCGCAATATAATGTCAGACAATATGTGCCATTGACGAAGCAGCATGAATTTACCTTGCTACTCCGAGGACGGCTGGGCTATGGAAATGGCTATGGGAAAAATGGTGATAATGATAACCTTTACCCATTCTATGAGAACTTCTATGCAGGTGGATTCTCGACTTTACGAGGATTCAGCTCTAATTCGGTAGGTCCCAGAGCCGTATTCAAAAGCTTCGCAGATAGTAACAATGGTACATTAACCGCGACCAATAAATCGGCTGGTGGTAATGCAATGATGCAAGCCAGTGTTGAGTTGATCGTGCCGACTCCGTTTATATCAGAAGAGGCTCAGCATCAGGTCCGGACTAGTGTTTTCTATGATATGGCAAGTGTCTGGGATACTGAATTTAATTATCATGATCGGGGTTCAGATTATGGTAATGCGTACTATTACGATTATTCTGATCCGACGAAGTACCGATCGTCGTATGGGGCTGCATTGCAGTGGATGTCTCCAATGGGACCACTTGTGTTTGCAATTGCTAAGCCGATTAAGAAATATGAAGGAGATGATGAGGAATTCTTCTCCTTCACGATAGGTAAAACTTTCTAA
- the rseP gene encoding sigma E protease regulator RseP → MNSILWNLISFILALGILVAVHEFGHFWVARRCGVKVEKFSIGFGRSIWRRIAKDGTEYSISVIPLGGYVKMLDSRVAEVPEHLRHLAFDQKSLWRRTAIVAAGPVFNFLFAIFAYWAVYCIGIPAVKPVVGEVAPTSIVADAGLRSGMEIQSVSGVETGDWESVNMELISHIGESQMTLTVREPDAIGHQEILHLDLSSWNFDPEKESPMKALGFKPYSPKVSTVLEQVIDNGAGAVAGLAKGDKIVAINGKAVSSWQQLVQSVQDSPNEALSLSVLRDGQHLDITLTPNEKTLSDGRTIGFAGISPTVDKWPANYRYNLQYGVFEALPKAVEKTGQVIHLTLSMLKKLLVGDVGLNNLSGPISIAKGAGTTAEYGLVYFLGFLALISINLGIINLVPLPMLDGGHLMFFAIEAITRHPVPEKVQEIGYRIGGAIIFSLMAIAMFNDFTRL, encoded by the coding sequence ATGAACAGTATTCTGTGGAACCTCATTTCATTCATTCTGGCACTGGGTATTCTGGTTGCCGTCCATGAATTCGGCCACTTCTGGGTTGCGCGTCGTTGTGGCGTTAAGGTCGAGAAGTTTTCAATTGGGTTTGGGCGCTCTATTTGGCGTCGTATCGCCAAGGATGGAACCGAATATAGCATTTCAGTCATCCCGTTGGGGGGATATGTGAAGATGCTTGATAGCCGAGTCGCTGAGGTCCCTGAACATTTGCGGCATTTGGCTTTTGATCAGAAAAGTTTATGGCGACGGACGGCAATTGTTGCAGCGGGGCCGGTTTTTAACTTTTTGTTTGCAATTTTCGCTTACTGGGCAGTGTATTGTATCGGGATTCCTGCAGTAAAGCCTGTTGTTGGCGAAGTTGCACCGACTTCGATTGTTGCGGATGCCGGATTACGTTCTGGTATGGAAATTCAGTCGGTGTCCGGTGTTGAAACCGGGGATTGGGAGTCAGTTAATATGGAACTTATCTCCCATATCGGTGAATCGCAAATGACACTGACAGTCCGTGAACCTGATGCGATCGGACATCAGGAAATTTTGCATCTTGACCTGTCATCATGGAACTTTGACCCTGAAAAAGAGTCTCCAATGAAGGCTCTTGGTTTTAAGCCATATTCACCGAAGGTCTCAACCGTTTTGGAACAGGTGATTGACAATGGTGCCGGTGCTGTCGCCGGATTAGCAAAAGGTGATAAAATTGTTGCTATCAACGGTAAAGCTGTGTCTTCATGGCAGCAGCTAGTTCAATCGGTACAAGATAGCCCGAATGAGGCACTGTCACTGTCGGTATTAAGAGATGGACAGCATCTTGATATCACGTTGACGCCGAATGAGAAAACATTATCTGATGGGCGAACTATCGGTTTTGCGGGGATCTCCCCAACAGTGGATAAGTGGCCGGCGAACTATCGATATAATTTACAATACGGTGTTTTTGAGGCACTTCCTAAAGCAGTTGAGAAAACGGGACAGGTGATTCATCTGACTCTCAGCATGCTGAAAAAGCTGTTGGTTGGTGATGTCGGACTGAATAATCTAAGCGGGCCGATTTCAATCGCGAAAGGTGCCGGAACGACAGCAGAATATGGATTGGTTTACTTCTTGGGTTTTTTGGCATTAATTAGCATTAATCTGGGAATCATCAATTTAGTGCCGCTTCCGATGTTGGATGGGGGACATCTGATGTTTTTTGCAATTGAAGCAATTACCAGACATCCTGTACCGGAAAAGGTTCAAGAGATTGGGTACCGAATCGGTGGCGCAATTATTTTTTCACTCATGGCAATTGCCATGTTTAATGACTTTACACGCCTGTGA
- the ispC gene encoding 1-deoxy-D-xylulose-5-phosphate reductoisomerase produces the protein MRKLTILGATGSIGASTLRVMEENPERFSVVALVAGSDIEKMYQLCCRWQPQYAVMASESAAHQLRLRLQSDAAKTEVLSGIQAMCDVAALDEVDTVMSAIVGAAGLLPTMAAIQAGKRVLLANKEALVMSGQLFINAVEEYGAQLLPVDSEHNAIFQSLPSNCQQVLGRCNLAENGISHLLLTGSGGPFRYSPIHTLADVTPEQAIAHPNWSMGPKISVDSATMMNKGLEYIEAKWLFNTSRDQLKVLIHPQSVIHSMVQYRDGSVIAQLGEPDMATPIAHVMGYPEQRLSSGVAPLDFSQLSELTFMQADMARYPCLQLAIDACYEGQHATTSLNAANEIAVAAFLNRGIRFTDIAVINERVLSKMCATARASSVMDLESLLELDKIARQSAQQLVKEYSL, from the coding sequence ATGCGTAAATTAACCATTTTAGGTGCTACAGGATCTATTGGTGCCAGTACACTTCGGGTCATGGAAGAAAATCCCGAACGATTTTCAGTTGTTGCTTTGGTTGCCGGCAGTGATATTGAGAAAATGTATCAACTGTGTTGTCGCTGGCAACCCCAATATGCTGTGATGGCATCAGAATCGGCGGCTCATCAACTGAGGCTGCGTTTACAGTCAGATGCAGCTAAAACAGAGGTCTTATCCGGTATACAAGCCATGTGTGACGTGGCGGCTCTTGACGAGGTCGACACCGTGATGTCTGCGATTGTGGGGGCTGCCGGATTATTACCCACTATGGCTGCGATTCAAGCTGGGAAACGGGTGTTATTGGCAAATAAAGAAGCCTTAGTGATGTCCGGGCAGTTATTTATTAATGCCGTCGAAGAATATGGTGCTCAGTTACTTCCAGTTGACAGTGAGCATAATGCAATCTTTCAGTCACTTCCTTCAAATTGTCAGCAAGTTTTAGGCCGGTGTAATCTGGCTGAAAATGGTATCTCACATCTCTTATTAACCGGTTCCGGCGGACCATTTCGCTATAGTCCGATTCATACACTTGCCGATGTCACGCCAGAGCAGGCTATCGCTCATCCAAATTGGTCGATGGGTCCTAAGATTTCTGTTGATTCAGCTACCATGATGAATAAAGGACTTGAGTACATTGAAGCGAAGTGGTTGTTTAATACGTCACGCGATCAGCTTAAGGTTCTGATTCATCCTCAGTCCGTCATTCATTCGATGGTGCAATACCGGGATGGTAGTGTGATTGCGCAGTTAGGTGAGCCTGATATGGCAACGCCGATTGCTCATGTCATGGGGTATCCTGAACAGCGTCTTTCATCAGGGGTTGCGCCCCTGGATTTTTCGCAGTTGAGTGAGCTGACATTTATGCAGGCTGATATGGCGCGTTATCCTTGTTTACAACTGGCGATTGATGCTTGTTATGAAGGGCAACACGCGACGACGTCGCTAAATGCCGCAAATGAAATTGCCGTTGCAGCATTTTTAAATCGTGGCATTCGTTTTACAGATATTGCCGTCATTAATGAACGTGTTTTATCAAAGATGTGTGCAACAGCACGCGCCTCTTCAGTGATGGATTTGGAATCTCTGCTCGAGCTCGATAAGATAGCGCGACAATCGGCACAGCAATTAGTCAAAGAGTATTCGTTATGA
- a CDS encoding phosphatidate cytidylyltransferase: MKLRIITALVLAPLVILGIFKLPLSIFIVVLALLVLFGFWEWTQFISLDARLISLLPAIVIGGLSLWCLPENFSMSHTLPLPYQVLLWSSFLWWIVASYLAVSYPKSRPLWEHSKGLKHLFGLLTLIPFFWSVLLLRTEGLSADPYHGAKLVLFVCLIVWVADSAAYFSGRFFGKHKMAPEVSPNKTIEGLIGGVVAACLVAFGLVEWFELHFSSTSMMLVTILVTVIFSVLGDLVESMFKRVAGIKDSSHIIPGHGGILDRIDSLTAAFPVFAFLYFQI, from the coding sequence TTGAAGCTGAGAATAATTACCGCCTTGGTGTTGGCTCCCCTCGTTATATTAGGGATTTTTAAATTACCGCTGAGTATTTTTATTGTTGTATTAGCACTGTTAGTACTGTTTGGCTTTTGGGAATGGACACAATTTATTAGCTTAGATGCTCGTCTCATTTCGCTGCTTCCTGCTATTGTTATCGGCGGTTTGAGTTTGTGGTGTTTACCCGAGAATTTCTCGATGAGTCACACTCTCCCGCTTCCTTATCAAGTCCTGTTGTGGAGTAGTTTTCTATGGTGGATTGTTGCAAGTTATCTTGCTGTTTCTTATCCTAAATCTCGGCCACTTTGGGAACATTCCAAAGGACTCAAACATCTGTTTGGGTTGCTCACACTGATTCCATTCTTCTGGAGTGTTTTACTGCTGAGAACAGAAGGATTATCTGCTGATCCTTACCACGGTGCAAAGTTGGTCCTTTTTGTCTGTCTGATTGTTTGGGTCGCCGATAGTGCTGCTTATTTTTCGGGGCGTTTTTTTGGCAAGCATAAGATGGCGCCAGAAGTCAGCCCGAATAAAACCATCGAAGGTTTAATCGGTGGGGTTGTGGCTGCATGCCTTGTTGCTTTTGGGTTGGTGGAATGGTTTGAATTGCACTTTTCAAGTACCAGCATGATGTTAGTGACGATTCTAGTGACCGTTATTTTCTCTGTACTTGGTGATTTAGTCGAGAGCATGTTTAAGCGTGTCGCAGGAATCAAAGACAGTAGTCATATTATTCCCGGACATGGTGGTATCTTAGATCGCATTGATAGCTTGACAGCCGCATTTCCTGTCTTTGCCTTCCTGTATTTTCAGATATAG
- the uppS gene encoding polyprenyl diphosphate synthase, whose protein sequence is MQKSQLSSDALPQHIAIIMDGNGRWAKARGKPRVFGHKNGVKAVRKTITTAAQLGIQAVTLFAFSSENWRRPEDEVGVLMELFVTALSTEAKKLHKNNLRLRVIGDTSRFNSRLQDKIAQTEMLTAQNSGMVVNIAANYGGQWDITQAARQVAERVVAGELTPADITESVLAQYLTMSDLPQVDLLIRTSGECRISNFMLWQLAYAELYFTPTFWPDFNEESLVEAITWFVNRERRFGCTGEQIKAMMDNR, encoded by the coding sequence ATGCAAAAATCACAACTCTCTTCTGACGCACTTCCTCAGCATATTGCTATCATTATGGATGGTAATGGACGATGGGCCAAAGCAAGAGGAAAACCGAGAGTTTTTGGACATAAAAATGGTGTTAAAGCGGTAAGAAAAACGATAACGACAGCAGCCCAATTAGGTATTCAGGCAGTCACTTTATTTGCTTTTAGTAGCGAGAATTGGCGCCGGCCTGAAGATGAAGTCGGAGTGCTGATGGAGTTATTTGTTACCGCTTTGTCTACAGAAGCAAAGAAACTTCACAAAAATAATCTTCGATTACGGGTCATTGGTGATACCTCTCGCTTTAATTCTCGCTTACAGGATAAAATTGCTCAGACAGAAATGTTGACGGCTCAGAATTCCGGCATGGTTGTGAATATTGCAGCAAACTATGGCGGGCAATGGGACATTACTCAAGCCGCAAGGCAGGTCGCTGAACGAGTTGTGGCAGGGGAACTGACCCCGGCTGACATCACCGAAAGTGTATTGGCTCAATACCTGACGATGTCCGATTTGCCTCAGGTTGATCTGTTAATTAGAACCAGTGGTGAGTGTCGGATCAGTAATTTTATGTTGTGGCAGCTTGCTTACGCTGAGTTGTATTTTACACCGACCTTTTGGCCAGATTTTAATGAAGAAAGCTTGGTTGAAGCAATTACTTGGTTTGTGAATCGTGAACGACGTTTTGGATGTACCGGTGAGCAAATCAAAGCAATGATGGATAATAGATAA
- the frr gene encoding ribosome recycling factor: protein MINEIKKDAQERMEKSVEALKNNLSKVRTGRAHPSLLSGISVEYYGAATPLNQVANVIAEDSRTLAITVFDKELAPKVEKAIMMSDLGLNPMSAGTVIRVPLPPLTEERRRDLVKIVRGEAEGGRVAVRNIRRDANTELKNLLKDKEISEDEERKAQEDIQKLTDTAVKNIDEVLAAKEKELMEV from the coding sequence GTGATTAATGAAATCAAAAAAGACGCTCAAGAGAGAATGGAAAAGAGCGTAGAAGCGCTCAAAAATAACCTATCTAAAGTCCGTACAGGACGAGCCCACCCCAGTTTGCTTTCTGGCATTTCCGTAGAATATTATGGCGCAGCGACACCATTGAACCAGGTTGCGAATGTCATTGCAGAAGATTCAAGAACGCTTGCAATTACCGTTTTTGACAAAGAATTGGCACCGAAGGTCGAAAAAGCCATTATGATGTCTGACTTGGGATTAAACCCGATGTCTGCCGGTACAGTGATTCGTGTTCCTCTACCACCGTTGACGGAAGAGCGTCGTCGTGATTTGGTTAAGATTGTGCGTGGAGAAGCAGAAGGTGGACGGGTTGCGGTACGTAACATTCGTCGTGATGCTAACACAGAACTGAAAAATTTATTGAAAGATAAAGAAATTTCAGAAGATGAAGAACGTAAAGCTCAAGAAGACATCCAAAAACTGACTGATACTGCCGTGAAGAATATCGATGAAGTTCTTGCTGCAAAAGAAAAAGAGTTGATGGAAGTTTAA
- the pyrH gene encoding UMP kinase, whose protein sequence is MTTNPKPAYQRILLKLSGEALQGEQGFGIDPTVLDRMAQEVKELVELGVQVGVVIGGGNLFRGEGLAKAGMNRVVGDHMGMLATVMNGLAMRDALHRAYVNARVMSAIPLNGVCDDYNWANAISQLRQGRVVIFSAGTGNPFFTTDSAACLRGIEIEADVVLKATKVDGVYSADPVANPDAELYDRLTYNDVLEKELRVMDLAAFTLARDHKMPIRVFNMNKPGALRRIVMGEAEGTLINNEASL, encoded by the coding sequence ATGACAACGAATCCGAAACCTGCATATCAACGTATTTTGTTAAAACTCAGTGGTGAAGCTCTGCAAGGTGAGCAAGGCTTTGGTATTGATCCGACCGTGCTTGATCGGATGGCTCAGGAAGTGAAAGAACTGGTAGAGTTAGGCGTTCAGGTTGGTGTTGTGATTGGTGGTGGAAACCTATTTCGTGGTGAAGGACTTGCCAAAGCAGGAATGAATCGTGTTGTCGGTGACCACATGGGGATGTTGGCAACCGTCATGAACGGACTGGCCATGCGTGACGCATTGCACCGGGCTTATGTGAATGCTCGTGTGATGTCTGCCATTCCGCTTAATGGTGTGTGTGATGATTATAACTGGGCCAATGCTATCAGTCAGCTTCGTCAGGGACGTGTGGTGATCTTTTCAGCAGGGACGGGAAATCCTTTCTTCACAACTGATTCTGCTGCATGTTTACGTGGTATTGAGATTGAAGCGGATGTTGTGCTCAAAGCCACAAAAGTTGATGGTGTTTATAGTGCTGATCCGGTAGCAAACCCTGATGCAGAACTGTATGATAGGCTGACTTATAACGATGTCCTTGAAAAGGAACTACGGGTTATGGACTTGGCAGCCTTTACGCTTGCCAGAGATCATAAAATGCCAATCCGAGTCTTTAATATGAATAAACCTGGAGCTTTGCGTCGTATTGTGATGGGGGAAGCTGAAGGGACACTCATTAACAACGAGGCTTCATTGTAA
- the tsf gene encoding translation elongation factor Ts: MAVTAALVKELRERTGAGMMECKKALVETDGDIELAIENMRKSGAAKAAKKAGNLAAEGAIIIKEGEGIAVLLEVNCQTDFVAKDENFGAFAQEVAAEALASKASVEELQAKFEDTRVALVAKIGENVTIRRVQYIEGSAMASYRHGEKIGVVVAGEGDAETLKHIAMHVAASRPEYVTPDDVPADVVAKEREVQVEIAMNEGKPKEIAEKMVEGRMKKFTGEVSLTGQPFVMEPKKSVGEILKEKGASVSAFVRLEVGEGIEKKESLSFAEEVALAQKG; encoded by the coding sequence ATGGCTGTTACTGCTGCTCTAGTAAAAGAACTGCGCGAGCGTACTGGCGCAGGTATGATGGAATGTAAGAAAGCGCTTGTTGAAACAGACGGCGATATTGAACTTGCAATCGAAAACATGCGTAAAAGTGGTGCTGCTAAAGCTGCTAAAAAAGCAGGTAACCTGGCAGCTGAAGGCGCTATCATTATCAAAGAAGGTGAAGGCATTGCCGTTCTTCTTGAAGTGAATTGCCAAACTGACTTTGTTGCGAAAGATGAAAACTTTGGCGCATTTGCTCAGGAAGTCGCTGCTGAAGCACTTGCTTCTAAAGCATCTGTAGAAGAACTACAGGCTAAATTTGAAGATACACGCGTTGCACTAGTTGCAAAAATCGGTGAGAACGTCACTATCCGTCGTGTTCAGTACATTGAAGGTTCAGCGATGGCGTCTTATCGTCACGGTGAGAAAATTGGTGTTGTGGTTGCCGGTGAAGGCGACGCTGAAACACTTAAGCACATCGCAATGCATGTTGCTGCATCTCGCCCTGAATATGTAACACCTGACGATGTACCTGCTGACGTTGTTGCGAAAGAGCGTGAAGTTCAAGTCGAAATCGCGATGAATGAAGGCAAGCCAAAAGAAATCGCAGAGAAAATGGTTGAAGGCCGGATGAAGAAATTCACAGGCGAAGTTTCTCTGACTGGTCAGCCTTTCGTGATGGAACCTAAAAAATCTGTTGGCGAAATTTTGAAAGAAAAAGGTGCTTCTGTTTCTGCATTTGTCCGTCTTGAAGTCGGCGAAGGGATTGAAAAGAAAGAAAGCCTAAGTTTTGCTGAAGAAGTTGCACTGGCTCAGAAAGGTTAA
- the rpsB gene encoding 30S ribosomal protein S2 produces the protein MATVSMRDMLKAGVHFGHQTRYWNPKMKPFIFGARNRVHIINLEKTVPMFNEALAELAKIGEKKGKVLFVGTKRAASESVKEAALASNQYYVNNRWLGGMLTNWKTVRQSIKRLKDLEAQSTDGTFDKLTKKEALMRTREMEKLEKSLGGIKDMGGLPDALFIIDADHEHIAVKEANNLGIPVFAVVDTNSNPDGVDYIIPGNDDAIRAVQLYLNAAASSISEGRNKDVVAVAEKDGFVEAE, from the coding sequence ATGGCAACTGTATCAATGCGCGATATGCTGAAAGCTGGTGTTCACTTTGGTCACCAGACTCGTTACTGGAACCCAAAAATGAAGCCTTTCATTTTCGGTGCTCGTAACCGTGTTCATATCATTAACCTAGAAAAAACTGTTCCAATGTTCAACGAAGCGCTGGCTGAGCTGGCAAAAATCGGTGAGAAGAAAGGAAAAGTTCTTTTTGTAGGGACAAAGCGCGCTGCATCTGAATCTGTAAAAGAAGCTGCATTAGCAAGCAACCAATACTATGTTAACAACCGCTGGTTAGGCGGCATGTTAACCAACTGGAAAACCGTTCGTCAGTCAATCAAGCGTCTAAAAGACCTTGAAGCTCAATCAACAGACGGTACTTTCGACAAGCTGACCAAGAAAGAAGCTCTGATGCGTACTCGCGAAATGGAGAAGCTCGAGAAATCTCTTGGTGGTATCAAAGATATGGGTGGTTTACCAGACGCTCTGTTCATCATCGATGCTGATCACGAGCACATCGCAGTTAAAGAAGCGAACAATCTGGGTATCCCTGTATTCGCAGTCGTTGATACGAACTCTAATCCAGATGGTGTTGACTATATTATCCCAGGTAACGATGATGCAATCCGTGCAGTTCAACTTTATCTGAATGCTGCTGCTTCATCTATCAGCGAAGGCCGTAACAAAGATGTTGTTGCTGTTGCTGAAAAAGATGGTTTCGTAGAAGCTGAATAA
- the map gene encoding type I methionyl aminopeptidase, whose amino-acid sequence MSVNIKTAEEIEKMRVAGQLAADVLEMIEPHVKPGVTTEELDQICHRYITETQQAIPAPLNYHGFTKSICTSINHVVCHGIPATEDSTYGQIQRPAVLKDGDIINIDITVIKDGYHGDTSRMFLVGEVSPADKRLCMVAQESLYLAMKIVKPGIRLGEIGTAIEKYIKTNNKNNPRMKFSIVKDYCGHGIGAGFHEEPQVVHYKNGDRTILQPGMTFTIEPMINAGKFSCRLDEEDGWTVYTADCKNSAQWEHTLLVTETGCEVLTLRKDETIPRHLHNL is encoded by the coding sequence ATGTCTGTAAATATAAAAACCGCAGAAGAAATTGAAAAGATGCGCGTTGCCGGCCAGCTTGCGGCAGATGTACTTGAAATGATTGAACCCCATGTTAAACCCGGTGTAACGACAGAAGAACTGGATCAAATCTGCCATCGGTACATCACAGAAACGCAACAGGCCATTCCGGCACCGCTCAACTATCATGGCTTCACAAAGTCCATTTGTACGTCTATCAATCATGTGGTCTGTCATGGTATCCCGGCGACTGAAGATAGTACCTATGGACAAATTCAGCGCCCCGCAGTCTTGAAAGACGGAGATATCATCAACATTGATATCACTGTTATTAAAGACGGATACCACGGCGATACCTCCAGAATGTTTTTGGTCGGTGAGGTCTCTCCGGCAGACAAGCGCTTGTGTATGGTGGCGCAAGAGAGCCTTTATCTGGCAATGAAAATCGTGAAACCCGGAATCCGGCTCGGTGAAATCGGTACTGCGATCGAAAAGTACATTAAAACAAATAATAAAAATAATCCGCGGATGAAATTTTCGATTGTGAAAGATTACTGTGGTCACGGAATCGGAGCTGGATTCCATGAAGAACCTCAAGTTGTTCATTATAAAAACGGGGACAGAACAATTCTGCAGCCAGGAATGACCTTTACCATCGAACCCATGATTAACGCGGGTAAATTTAGCTGCCGCCTCGATGAAGAAGACGGATGGACCGTCTATACGGCGGATTGCAAAAACTCAGCGCAATGGGAACATACACTACTCGTTACCGAAACAGGCTGTGAAGTGCTCACCTTACGGAAAGACGAAACAATTCCCCGCCATTTGCATAACCTCTAA